CTGCGCCTCCTGGACGACTTCCGGGTCCGGTACGGACGCCTCGACGCCCCGCTCCCCGTAGGGGACCTGGGCGGCACCCTGCGTGTCGAACTCAACCATTCCGACCCCGGCATCCTGCCCGCCGGCTACAGGTTGGGGGACAACGACTCACGGATCCTCGCGGTCGCGCGCAACCTCCAGGCGGAGGGGTACGACGTCACGGTCGTCTCCAAGGACCTGCCGCTGCGCATCAAGGCCTCGTCGGTCGGACTCCTCGCCGAGGAGTACCGCGCCGAACTGGCCATCACGGACGCCAACGGCTGGACCGGAATGTCCGAGCTGGCGCTCTCCGGCGAGCAGGTGGACCTGCTCTTCGACCAGGAGTCGCTGTACGTGCCGGAGGCCGCCGAGCTTCCGGTCCACACGGGCCTGGTGCTCCAGTCCGAGCGCGGCAAGGCACTCGGCCGGATCACCGCCGAGGGGAACGTACGGCTGGTCCGCGGCGACCGGGAGGCCTTCGGGCTCCGCGGCCGCAGCGCCGAGCAGCGGATCGCGCTGGACCTGCTCCTCGACCCGGACGTCGGCATCATCTCCATGGGCGGCCGGGCCGGCACCGGCAAGTCCGCGCTCGCGCTCTGCGCGGGCCTGGAAGCGGTCCTGGAGCGCCGTCAGCACCAGAAGGTGATGGTCTTCCGTCCGCTGTACGCGGTCGGCGGCCAGGAGCTCGGCTACCTGCCGGGCAGCGAGGCGGAGAAGATGAGCCCGTGGGCTCAGGCCGTCTTCGACACGCTGTCCTCGGTGGCGAGCCGGGAGGTGGTGGAGGAGGTGCTCGGCCGCGGGATGCTGGAGGTCCTGCCGCTCACCCACATCCGGGGCCGTTCGCTCCACGACGCGTTCGTCATCGTGGACGAGGCCCAGTCCCTGGAGCGGAACGTCCTGTTGACCGTTCTGTCCCGTATCGGGGCGAATTCGCGGGTCGTTCTGACCCACGATGTCGCGCAGCGAGACAACCTCAGGGTCGGCCGGTACGACGGAGTCGTCGCCGTGGTCGAGAAACTGAAGGGGCATCCGCTCTTCGCCCATGTCACCCTCACCCGCTCCGAGCGCTCCCAGATCGCGGCGCTCGTGACGGAGATGCTGGAGGACGGTCAGATCTGACCCGATTCGTACGCGTCCGTACACGTACGGAAGTTGGCGCCGCCCGGCAGAGCGCAGGAGCTTAGCCGGGCGGCGCCCTCATGTCCGCCC
This sequence is a window from Streptomyces sp. NBC_00691. Protein-coding genes within it:
- a CDS encoding PhoH family protein, translated to MVTSTKRRLSDRRTYVLDTSVLLADPNAVSRFEEHEVVLPIVVVTELEAKRHHPELGYFARQALRLLDDFRVRYGRLDAPLPVGDLGGTLRVELNHSDPGILPAGYRLGDNDSRILAVARNLQAEGYDVTVVSKDLPLRIKASSVGLLAEEYRAELAITDANGWTGMSELALSGEQVDLLFDQESLYVPEAAELPVHTGLVLQSERGKALGRITAEGNVRLVRGDREAFGLRGRSAEQRIALDLLLDPDVGIISMGGRAGTGKSALALCAGLEAVLERRQHQKVMVFRPLYAVGGQELGYLPGSEAEKMSPWAQAVFDTLSSVASREVVEEVLGRGMLEVLPLTHIRGRSLHDAFVIVDEAQSLERNVLLTVLSRIGANSRVVLTHDVAQRDNLRVGRYDGVVAVVEKLKGHPLFAHVTLTRSERSQIAALVTEMLEDGQI